TCGCAGCTTGTCTTCAAAATATTTGAAGCTGGACATTGTACGTAGCTTGGCTCTTTGTTTTGGGCAGCCCCAGCATTTTTCTGCAAGCTCGAAAAGTGTTTCGCAATTACAGCCTTCGGGCATCTGTTCTTCCAATTGCTTTTTCAGTGAATTGGGGCTGGCATCATTCCCGGATTCCTCTTCCAGACTTTCACAGGACGGGGTTTCTTTTTTGCAGCAAAGCAGCCATGCTTCCGATTTGGGCTTGGGGATCATGGCTACACCGCGTTTATGTTCTGCCGCTGCAAAACCTTGTTCCATGGAAGAGATTAATTTTTCCCATCTTGTGTTCTCTGCTGTGTTGGAGCCGTCGCAATCCCTGAAGAGTAACGCAATGGTCGGCGTTTTTTTCTGTTTTCCTATTTTCTTGGCAATGGAAGCCAAGGCGCGGGCGTATGCATAGTGATATATCTGTCCCTGCCGCTTCTTGCTGCCGGGTAGAATTCTGGGTTTGTTTTGTGATGCTACCTTAAGTTCTGGCTTAGTTATGAATCTATAAGCATCGCAATCAGAGGGAGAGTATCCGAGTTCTTCCTCATAAATAAGGTCAACCAGTTTGCTCATAGGTCCCGGCTTAAAGCCGGCCCCAACTTCAGCAGGTTCTCTTGTTCCTAAATCCGTAACCCCTTCACCGCTAAGAACTATCAGCACAGCTATACACTCTCTTCTGTATGGAGAGACTTGGTCAGTTCTTCAAGATTGGTATCTACGTATACTTCTCCTGGCCCCAATATATCGAGTTTTTCAGCTACGCTTGGGATTTCAAAAAAGTTTTTAGCGCGGGTAAATCCTTCTTTTGTCTTATAAATCAGGGAAACTGATTCCTGTGCTTCTTCGTCTGTCAGGTAGTTCAAGATCAGCGGGTTGTGAGTTGTGACAAGGGTTTGCGCCTTAACATCTCTTGCAATAATATTGACTAGCTTTTCAATCAGTTCCGGGTGAATTCCATTTTCTATTTCATCGAGCAGCAGGAAGCTGTGCTCAGATTGAGCTTCGGCAATAATCGCCAAAAGGCGGAGTAGGCCGTCGCTGGCGTGTTTGGAATCGAAGTCTATTGCTTCTTTTTCATGAAGTTCAGTAATAGAGAGTTTTTTCCACCCGCCTTTTAAGGCCTTTGTGTTATATCCTGAAAAGTTGGGATAGAGGGATTTCATGGTCTGGATTATGCTTTCGGTCTCATCAGCTGAACGGGAATGTAAGAACGCATTGATGCTTTCCCCTCCATGTCCGATATCAACGCTTTCATACCGGGATTTTTTTCTAAGTAGATTTGGGGAAAGTAGGTCTAAGGATTTAATTCCTTCGATTGTTTTTTTAAATTCGAATACTGCATCAGGTAGAATCTTGTTTTGCAAGGTTGCGACAATTGATCCTTCGTATTCATGGTTTATAGATGTAATTTCGTCATAAATAGTTAATTTGTTTTTATTAACATCAAGAATTTTTTCTCCATTATAAAGAAAGCTTTCAGCACTACATCTTTTATTGGTTCTATTAAATGCTGCCGTCCAAGTTACGATGGCATCGTTTTGAATTGTTCTAATTTGGATGAGGATGTTTCTTTCCTGATTGAGCTTGCCCTCAATGCGTCCTTGAAAGTTAATTTCTTTTTCTGTCCAAGCCCTGCTGTTAAACCATTCAGAAACATTTCCTTTTATTAGTACGGTTAAGAAGTCAAAGAATTGTAAAATGGTAGACTTTCCTGATCCGTTAAGTCCAACCAGACAATTAAATTTTCCTAGTTCCAGTTCAAAATCATAGTGTCCTTTAGCCGTTCCATGAAGTGACTTGAAGTTATAAACGCGAATTTTTGTAATCATGATTTAATTGGAGTGGTTTCGCTTAAATTTATTAATGAGAATTTAATTACTGGCAACTTATTCTCAAAACTTATCAGCACGATATACTTTCAGTCAAATATCAAATAAAAGGCCGTGGAAAATCCCACGGCCTTTCAATTTTATCAGTATTCTTAAACTCTTTAAGCCTTTTCCGCCGCCTTCCTCAAACGCGCCCCTTCGGTCAATCCCAGATCATCCAGAATTGTGTACAGGGCCGGGACAACGCTCAGCACAAGGATTGTGGAAGTGAGCATGCCGAAGACCAGTGAACAGGTCAGCGGGATCAGGATTTGCGCCTGCAGCGAACGTTCGAAGAGCAGCGGCAGCAACCCGACAATGGTGGTCAGGGAGGTCAGCAGCAAGGCCCGGAAACGCTGGCGGCTGGCCTTGGATGCGGCTTCTTCCGCAATCATACCTTCTTTCATGCGTTGTTTGAGGAATTCCACCAGCAGGATGGAGTCGTTGACCACCACCCCGGCAAGGGAGACAAAGCCCATGATGGAAGGCATGGACAGGTTGTAGCCCATGAGCAGGTGCCCCCAGATGACCCCGATGAAGGCCAGCGGGATGGCGGTGATGACCACGATGGGTTCCAGATAGCTGCGGAAGTGGAAACTGAGCAGCACGAAGATGCCGAAGACCCCGAACATGAGGGCCATTCCCATGGATTTCCCGGTGGTGTCCCCTTCCTTGGCCGCTCCCTGCAGGGAGTAGCTTACGCCCGGATACTTTTTTATCAATTCGGGCAGGAATTTTGTTTTGGTATCGGCCACAATGGCGTTGGCATTAGCCACGCGTCCGTCCACATCGCCCTGTACAGTCACTGTGCGCAGGGAATCCACGCGGGCGATGCGCGCCCAGCCCCTTCCTTCTTTCAGTTCCGCAACAGTGCCCAGCGGAATCTGGTCACCGTTGGGCGTGGTCACATGAAAGTAGTCCAGATCACCGAGGGTGTTGCGGTCCTTGGGATCAAGGCGGACGTCTATTTCATAGGATTCACTGCCGTCCTGAATCTCCGCAGCCTGCTGACCCTGCAGAGCGGAGCGCAGCTGCCGCGCAATCTGGGTGGCGTCCAGTCCGAGGGCAGTGGCTCCCTGCTT
This sequence is a window from Desulfovibrio sp. JC010. Protein-coding genes within it:
- a CDS encoding AAA family ATPase — encoded protein: MITKIRVYNFKSLHGTAKGHYDFELELGKFNCLVGLNGSGKSTILQFFDFLTVLIKGNVSEWFNSRAWTEKEINFQGRIEGKLNQERNILIQIRTIQNDAIVTWTAAFNRTNKRCSAESFLYNGEKILDVNKNKLTIYDEITSINHEYEGSIVATLQNKILPDAVFEFKKTIEGIKSLDLLSPNLLRKKSRYESVDIGHGGESINAFLHSRSADETESIIQTMKSLYPNFSGYNTKALKGGWKKLSITELHEKEAIDFDSKHASDGLLRLLAIIAEAQSEHSFLLLDEIENGIHPELIEKLVNIIARDVKAQTLVTTHNPLILNYLTDEEAQESVSLIYKTKEGFTRAKNFFEIPSVAEKLDILGPGEVYVDTNLEELTKSLHTEESV